In one Ochotona princeps isolate mOchPri1 chromosome 16, mOchPri1.hap1, whole genome shotgun sequence genomic region, the following are encoded:
- the CCDC102A gene encoding coiled-coil domain-containing protein 102A yields the protein MSHGPSPRLAESPQLSKGSLLTILGSPSPERMGPADSLPPTPSSGTPSPGPPPTLALPPPSALLADGDWESREELRLRELEEARARAAQMEKTMRWWSDCTANWREKWSKVRAERNRAREEVRQLRQRLDALTKELAGARRERHEAQGECEARGRELARLRGGKGGDKTRGDEPEPEQEPVRDVGCERPSAASSQELELMESLLKSRAEEPEGCWEARSVNTGGTRSNSSRQERSRLPWEDTVSTEEDASKLTALRLRLDESQKVLLKEREDKLALSRNIEKLEGELSQWKIKYEELSKTKQEMLKQLNILKETHQDELGRMSEDLEDELGARSNMDRKMAELRGEMERLQAENAAEWGRRERLETDRLGLERENKKLRAQVGDLEEALARRRRQTASALDCDLRASQAALFEKNKELADLKHVHGKLKKQLQEKVAELAHANRRVEQHEAEVKKLRLRVEELKKELAQAEDELDEAHNQARKLQRSLDEQTEQSENLQVQLEHLQSRLRRQQQTAPLFGKIRGARFGTEEAGDGASDLDEDEDLQIQVA from the exons ATGAGCCATGGGCCAAGCCCCCGGCTGGCTGAGTCCCCACAGCTGTCCAAGGGCAGCCTCCTGACCATCCTGGGCAGCCCGTCGCCAGAACGCATGGGGCCTGCGGACTCGCTGCCTCCCACGCCGTCCAGTGGCACGCCCTCGCCAGGCCCACCACCCACGCTGGCCCTGCCGCCGCCGAGCGCACTGCTGGCCGATGGCGACTGGGAGAGTCGCGAAGAGCTGCGGCTGCGGGAGCTGGAGGAGGCGCGAGCTCGAGCGGCGCAGATGGAAAAAACCATGCGCTGGTGGTCGGACTGCACGGCCAATTGGCGCGAGAAGTGGAGCAAGGTGCGCGCCGAGCGCAACCGTGCGCGCGAGGAGGTGCGCCAGCTGCGTCAGCGCCTAGACGCGCTCACTAAGGAGCTGGCGGGCGCGCGGCGCGAGCGCCACGAGGCGCAGGGCGAGTGTGAGGCGCGCGGCCGCGAGCTGGCCCGTCTGCGCGGCGGCAAGGGAGGCGACAAGACGCGCGGGGATGAGCCAGAGCCGGAACAAGAGCCGGTGCGCGATGTCGGGTGCGAGAGACCTTCCGCGGCCAGCAGCCAG GAGCTGGAACTGATGGAGAGCCTGCTGAAGAGCAGGGCGGAGGAGCCCGAGGGCTGCTGGGAAGCCCGCAGCGTGAACACTGGGGGCACCCGAAGCAACTCCAGCCGCCAGGAGCGCAGCCGGCTGCCCTGGGAGGACACAGTCAGCACCGAGGAGGATGCCTCCAAGCTGACCGCCCTCAGGCTGAGGCTCGATGAGTCCCAGAAAGTGCTGCTCAAGGAGCGCGA GGATAAACTGGCCCTGAGCAGGAACATCGAAAAGCTGGAGGGGGAGCTCAGCCAGTGGAAGATCAAGTACGAAGAGCTGAGCAAGACCAAGCAGGAGATGCTCAAGCAG CTCAACATCCTGAAGGAAACTCACCAAGATGAGCTGGGCCGCATGTCCGAAGACCTGGAGGACGAGCTGGGAGCGCGGTCGAACATGGACAGGAAGATGGCAGAGCTGCGGGGTGAG ATGGagaggctgcaggcagagaatgcGGCTGAGTGGGGCCGCAGGGAGAGGCTGGAGACTGACCGGCTGGGCCTCGAGCGGGAGAACAAGAAGCTGCGGGCCCAGGtcggggacctggaggaggcactgGCAAGGCGGCGGCGGCAGACAGCCAGTGCGCTGGATTGCGACCTGCGGGCCAGCCAGGCTGCGCTCTTCGAAAAGAACAAG GAGCTGGCTGACCTCAAGCACGTGCACGGCAAACTGAAGAAGCAGCTGCAGGAGAAGGTGGCTGAGCTGGCGCATGCCAACCGGCGTGTGGAGCAGCATGAGGCCGAGGTGAAGAAGCTGCGACTGCGAGTGGAGGAGCTCAAGAAGGAGCTGGCCCAGGCGGAGGATGAG TTGGATGAGGCCCACAACCAAGCACGGAAGCTGCAACGGTCGCTGGatgagcagacagagcagagcgAGAATCTGCAAGTGCAGCTGGAACACCTGCAGTCCAG GCTCCGCcggcagcagcagacagcaccCCTCTTTGGGAAGATCCGTGGGGCTCGCTTTGGCACGGAGGAGGCCGGAGACGGAGCCAGTGACCTGGATGAGGATGAGGACCTGCAAATCCAGGTGGCCTAG